The Clostridioides sp. ES-S-0010-02 genome window below encodes:
- a CDS encoding DMT family transporter, with protein sequence MILCMFQPFLYFMLETFGVKYTSTSEVGVMISMIPVVTGIMGIIFLNEKMNLKQVVCIVIAVFGVIIVNLQNTGNQTSSMLGRIMILAAVICAGAYGVYVRKLSKSEFTPIEITAAMQLIGTISFTSILSNIATVVSIFAGVFLLNEKFNFYSIVGSMLIIISVIGMIIYGKGKHEDLEIEYTN encoded by the coding sequence TTGATTTTATGTATGTTTCAACCATTTCTATATTTTATGCTTGAGACATTTGGAGTTAAGTATACATCTACATCAGAAGTTGGAGTTATGATATCTATGATACCAGTAGTTACAGGGATTATGGGAATTATATTTTTAAATGAAAAAATGAACTTAAAACAAGTAGTGTGTATCGTAATTGCAGTTTTTGGAGTTATAATAGTAAATTTACAAAATACAGGTAATCAAACAAGTAGTATGCTTGGAAGAATAATGATACTTGCGGCAGTAATTTGTGCAGGTGCATATGGTGTATATGTAAGAAAATTATCTAAAAGTGAATTTACACCAATTGAAATAACAGCAGCAATGCAACTAATTGGAACAATATCATTTACATCAATATTATCAAATATCGCTACGGTAGTATCTATATTTGCAGGAGTATTTTTACTGAATGAAAAGTTCAATTTTTATAGTATTGTAGGAAGTATGCTTATAATAATTTCAGTTATAGGAATGATTATATATGGTAAAGGAAAACATGAAGATTTGGAAATTGAATATACAAACTAG
- the gcvPB gene encoding aminomethyl-transferring glycine dehydrogenase subunit GcvPB, with protein sequence MKEYNSLLIDISKKGRKAYSLPELDIDDIKIEDMIDPTMARQNELNLPEVGELELVRHYTLLSNKNFGVDTGFYPLGSCTMKYNPKINEDMAALPNFTGMHPYQSSDTAQGSLALMYDLSNKLAEITGMDEVTLQPSAGSHGEFTGLMLIKAYHENRGDYKRTKVIIPDSAHGTNPASAAMANFDVIQITSDKNGAVDIDALKEVLNGEVAALMLTNPSTLGLFEKNIKEIADLVHEAGGLLYYDGANMNAIMGITRPGDMGFDVVHLNLHKTFSTPHGGGGPGAGPVGAKKELVSFLPIPIIEKQEDKYVLNYDRPKSIGKIKNFYGNFGVLVRAYTYILTMGRDGLKEASEMAVLNANYIKESIKDDYILPIDTLCKHEFVLGGLPRGEANIKTIDIAKRLLDYEYHPPTMYFPLIINEALMIEPTESESIETLDSFIEAMKNVAKEAKEEPELLKTAPHNTLVKRVDDARAVKKPILTWSQR encoded by the coding sequence ATGAAAGAATATAATAGTTTGTTGATAGATATATCTAAAAAAGGTAGAAAAGCATACTCACTTCCAGAATTAGATATAGATGATATAAAAATAGAAGATATGATTGACCCAACTATGGCTAGACAAAATGAATTAAACTTACCAGAAGTTGGTGAATTAGAATTAGTTAGACATTATACTTTATTGTCAAATAAGAATTTTGGTGTTGATACTGGGTTTTATCCTTTAGGTTCTTGTACAATGAAATATAACCCTAAAATTAATGAAGATATGGCAGCACTTCCAAACTTTACTGGAATGCATCCATATCAATCTTCAGATACAGCACAAGGGTCTCTTGCTCTTATGTATGATTTATCAAATAAACTTGCAGAAATTACAGGTATGGATGAAGTGACACTTCAACCTTCAGCAGGTTCACATGGTGAATTTACAGGTCTTATGCTTATAAAAGCGTATCATGAAAATAGAGGAGACTATAAAAGAACTAAAGTAATAATTCCAGATTCTGCACATGGAACAAATCCAGCAAGTGCAGCTATGGCGAATTTTGATGTAATTCAAATAACGTCTGATAAAAATGGTGCTGTAGATATAGATGCATTAAAAGAAGTTTTAAATGGTGAAGTAGCAGCCCTTATGCTTACTAATCCGAGTACTCTTGGGCTATTTGAAAAAAATATAAAAGAAATAGCTGACCTTGTACATGAAGCAGGTGGTCTTTTGTATTATGATGGTGCAAACATGAATGCTATTATGGGAATAACAAGACCAGGAGATATGGGATTTGATGTAGTCCATCTTAATCTTCATAAGACATTTTCAACTCCTCATGGTGGCGGTGGTCCAGGGGCTGGACCTGTTGGAGCAAAAAAAGAGTTAGTGTCTTTTTTACCAATTCCAATAATCGAAAAACAAGAAGATAAATATGTATTAAACTATGATAGACCAAAGTCTATTGGAAAAATTAAAAATTTCTATGGAAATTTTGGAGTCCTTGTAAGAGCTTACACATATATATTGACAATGGGAAGAGATGGACTTAAAGAAGCTAGTGAAATGGCAGTTCTAAATGCTAATTATATAAAAGAAAGTATAAAAGATGATTATATTTTACCAATAGACACTTTATGTAAACATGAGTTTGTATTAGGTGGATTACCAAGAGGAGAAGCAAATATAAAAACTATTGATATAGCAAAGAGATTGTTGGATTATGAATATCATCCTCCAACAATGTATTTCCCTCTTATTATAAATGAAGCACTTATGATAGAGCCTACAGAAAGTGAGAGTATAGAAACATTAGATAGTTTTATTGAAGCTATGAAGAATGTCGCCAAAGAAGCTAAGGAAGAGCCAGAATTACTAAAAACTGCTCCACATAATACTTTAGTTAAAAGAGTTGATGATGCAAGAGCAGTGAAAAAGCCTATATTAACATGGTCACAAAGATAA
- a CDS encoding lipoate--protein ligase, whose product MLLIYNEKTNPYFNLAMEEYLLKNFDEDLFILWRNEPSIIVGKNQNTLSEINLEYIKEHSIPVVRRQSGGGAVFHDLGNINFTFIACNNNSFSDFRRFTQPIIDLLKTLDVNAEFSGRNDLLIEGKKFSGNAQHNYKNKVMHHGTLLFSSEINDLSNALKVKPIKFEGKGIKSVKSRVTNISEHLQSDMDILEFKDAIMNYLSSTNTGNTNYSLSKYDIEEIEKLTKSKYETWDWNFGNSPKYSLSNELKYAGGNVEFNLNVDKGIITSIKFFGDFFGKCDVSFVEDKLIGTKHEENSLRAILDDIEINDYFLGADTNILVSGILGVK is encoded by the coding sequence ATGTTATTAATTTACAATGAAAAAACAAACCCTTATTTTAATTTAGCAATGGAAGAATATCTACTTAAAAACTTTGACGAAGATTTATTTATTTTATGGAGAAATGAACCTTCTATAATCGTTGGAAAAAATCAAAATACACTTTCTGAAATAAACTTAGAATATATAAAAGAACATTCAATACCAGTTGTTAGAAGACAATCTGGTGGAGGAGCTGTATTTCATGATTTAGGAAATATAAACTTTACATTTATAGCTTGTAATAATAATAGCTTTAGTGATTTCAGAAGATTCACTCAACCAATAATAGACTTGCTTAAAACCTTAGATGTCAATGCTGAGTTTTCTGGAAGAAATGACCTTCTTATAGAAGGTAAAAAATTCTCTGGAAATGCTCAACATAACTATAAAAATAAAGTGATGCATCATGGGACACTTTTATTTTCATCTGAAATAAATGACCTTTCAAATGCACTAAAAGTAAAACCCATAAAGTTTGAAGGTAAAGGCATAAAATCTGTAAAGTCTCGTGTAACCAATATAAGCGAACATTTACAGTCTGATATGGATATACTTGAGTTTAAAGATGCTATAATGAATTATCTTTCTTCAACAAATACTGGTAATACAAATTACTCTCTAAGTAAATATGACATAGAAGAAATAGAAAAACTTACTAAATCAAAATATGAAACTTGGGATTGGAATTTTGGTAATTCACCAAAATACTCTCTTTCAAATGAATTAAAATATGCTGGTGGAAATGTAGAATTTAATTTAAATGTTGATAAAGGTATAATAACTAGTATAAAGTTTTTTGGAGATTTCTTTGGGAAGTGTGATGTATCTTTTGTAGAAGATAAACTTATTGGTACAAAGCATGAGGAGAATTCATTGAGAGCTATTTTAGATGATATTGAAATAAATGACTATTTCTTGGGTGCTGATACTAATATTTTAGTTTCTGGAATTTTGGGTGTTAAATAG
- the gcvPA gene encoding aminomethyl-transferring glycine dehydrogenase subunit GcvPA, with protein sequence MNELKRVPLYNTHKELGAKLVEFAGWEMPLEYEGINKEHEMVRKSAGIFDVSHMGEIEVKGVESEKFIQNLVTNDISVLKVNDIIYTPMCYENGGVVDDLLIYKFGEEDYLLVINAGNIDKDVAWIMKQSEGYKVNIKNISNEVCQLAVQGPKAEKILQKITDINLESIKFYKSMPKIKVSGYSCLVSRTGYTGEDGFEIYCKNEHIKAIWDEVLKVGGEDICPAGLGCRDTLRFEAALPLYGHEINEHISPLEGGLSVFVKVNKESFIGKSILAEEKENGIKRKLVGFEMQGKGMPRNGYDIKVGNKTVGFVTTGCASPTTGKILGMGIIDAEYAKAGNEIGIAIRKKVVPAITVKKPFYKKQYKKDNVVVNKENKFSYIPATNEDKEKMLKVVGLNSVDELFSDIPDELKLKRDLNLDSGKSELEVSKIVKRLSEENLSLEDLTCFLGAGAYDHYIPSIIKHITSRSEFYTAYTPYQAEISQGTLQVVFEFQSMIAEITGMEIANASMYDGATAAIEACIMAMNQTRKSKIVVSKTTHPETLSVLKTYLQYKDCEIVEIDFCNEYGTTDIEKLRTSVDKDTACVLIQTPNFFGIIEEMEEIEKITHENKAMLIMSVDPISLGVLKTPGEIGADIVVGEAQSLGNPLNFGGPYVGFLASKSKYTRKMPGRIVGQSLDTEGKIAYVLTLQTREQHVRREKATSNICSNQALNALVASIYMATMGKEGFKEVGMQSMKKAHYAYNKLVQTGKYRPIFKGRFFKEFAVQGNYNIDTINDKLLEENILGGYNLEHNYPELKNSTLLCVTEKRSKNEIDKLVGIMEGL encoded by the coding sequence ATGAATGAATTAAAAAGAGTACCTTTGTATAATACACACAAAGAGCTTGGTGCAAAGCTTGTTGAATTTGCTGGTTGGGAAATGCCTTTAGAATATGAAGGAATAAACAAAGAGCATGAAATGGTTAGAAAAAGTGCAGGTATATTTGATGTATCTCACATGGGAGAGATAGAAGTAAAAGGAGTAGAATCAGAAAAATTTATACAAAATCTAGTTACGAATGATATAAGTGTATTAAAAGTCAATGACATCATATATACACCTATGTGCTATGAAAATGGTGGAGTAGTTGATGATTTATTAATATATAAGTTTGGGGAAGAAGATTATTTGTTAGTAATAAATGCAGGAAATATAGACAAAGATGTTGCATGGATAATGAAGCAAAGTGAAGGGTATAAAGTAAATATAAAAAATATATCTAATGAAGTTTGTCAATTAGCAGTTCAAGGACCTAAAGCAGAAAAAATTCTTCAAAAAATCACGGACATAAATTTAGAATCAATAAAATTTTATAAGTCAATGCCAAAAATAAAAGTATCTGGATACTCTTGTTTAGTTTCAAGAACAGGATATACTGGAGAAGATGGTTTTGAAATATATTGCAAAAATGAACATATAAAAGCAATTTGGGATGAAGTCCTGAAAGTTGGAGGAGAAGATATATGTCCAGCTGGTCTAGGTTGTAGAGATACTTTAAGATTTGAAGCAGCTCTACCTCTATATGGACATGAGATAAATGAACACATATCTCCACTTGAAGGAGGATTATCTGTTTTTGTAAAAGTAAATAAGGAATCATTTATTGGCAAATCAATCTTAGCAGAAGAAAAAGAAAATGGGATTAAAAGAAAATTAGTAGGATTTGAAATGCAAGGTAAAGGGATGCCTAGAAATGGATATGATATAAAAGTTGGAAATAAAACAGTTGGTTTTGTAACTACTGGGTGTGCATCTCCAACAACAGGAAAAATCTTAGGAATGGGAATTATAGATGCTGAATATGCAAAAGCAGGAAATGAAATAGGTATAGCAATTAGAAAAAAAGTTGTTCCTGCTATAACAGTTAAGAAGCCTTTTTATAAAAAACAATATAAAAAAGATAATGTTGTAGTAAATAAAGAAAATAAATTTTCATATATACCTGCCACAAATGAAGATAAGGAAAAAATGTTAAAAGTAGTTGGATTAAACTCAGTTGATGAATTATTTTCAGATATACCAGATGAACTAAAATTAAAAAGAGATTTAAATCTAGATAGTGGAAAATCTGAATTGGAAGTTAGTAAAATAGTAAAAAGATTGTCAGAGGAAAATTTAAGTCTAGAAGATTTAACTTGTTTTCTTGGAGCTGGTGCATACGACCATTATATACCATCAATTATAAAGCATATAACTTCAAGGTCCGAATTTTATACAGCATATACTCCATATCAAGCAGAAATAAGTCAAGGAACTTTGCAAGTAGTGTTTGAGTTCCAATCTATGATTGCAGAAATTACTGGTATGGAAATTGCAAATGCATCAATGTATGATGGAGCGACTGCTGCAATAGAAGCATGTATAATGGCAATGAATCAAACTAGAAAAAGTAAAATAGTAGTATCAAAAACTACACATCCAGAAACTTTATCAGTACTAAAAACTTATTTACAATATAAAGATTGTGAAATAGTAGAAATTGATTTTTGTAATGAATATGGAACTACAGATATAGAAAAATTAAGAACTTCTGTAGATAAAGATACAGCATGTGTCCTTATACAAACTCCTAACTTCTTTGGGATTATTGAAGAGATGGAAGAAATAGAAAAAATAACTCATGAAAATAAAGCCATGTTAATTATGAGTGTTGACCCAATATCATTAGGTGTTTTAAAAACACCAGGTGAAATAGGAGCAGATATTGTTGTTGGAGAAGCTCAATCACTAGGAAATCCTCTTAATTTTGGAGGTCCTTATGTAGGATTTTTGGCTAGTAAATCTAAATATACAAGAAAAATGCCTGGAAGAATAGTTGGGCAAAGTTTAGATACAGAAGGGAAAATTGCATATGTATTAACTTTACAAACTAGAGAGCAACATGTAAGAAGAGAAAAAGCAACTTCTAATATATGTTCAAATCAAGCTCTAAATGCTCTTGTAGCATCAATATACATGGCTACTATGGGTAAAGAAGGATTTAAAGAAGTTGGTATGCAATCAATGAAAAAAGCACACTATGCTTATAATAAACTTGTGCAAACAGGAAAATACAGACCTATATTTAAAGGCAGATTTTTTAAAGAATTTGCAGTACAAGGAAATTATAATATAGACACTATAAACGATAAACTTTTAGAAGAAAATATATTAGGTGGTTATAATTTAGAACACAATTATCCAGAATTAAAAAATTCAACTTTACTTTGTGTAACTGAAAAAAGAAGTAAAAATGAAATAGATAAGTTAGTTGGAATAATGGAGGGGTTATAA
- a CDS encoding Na+/H+ antiporter NhaC family protein, whose amino-acid sequence MRNKKFNIIFLTTIMFIMSTVMVFAEEDIDTIALANAEKFGILTLIPPLVAIILAFITKNVIISLLLGILSGSFIIQVSGVNVFAAFIQAFLDLVDRALVSLSDPWNAGIILQVLAIGGVINLVAKMGGAKAIAEALAKRAKSAKGTQIITWFLGLLVFFDDYANSLIVGPMMRPVADKMKISREKLAFIIDATAAPVAGLAIISTWIGLEVGLIHDAFESISVDVDAFGIFLNTIPFRFYNILILAFIVISALLLKEFGPMRKAEIKSRSRKIGTDLDEGVEELDDLAPKDGVKLSVWNAIIPIGTLIVVALASFYYSGYTSIMGGEDKTLIQLFTNSPYSFEAIKEAFSASDASRALFQSALVASLVAIIMAVVKKIFTVSEAIDVWIDGMKSLVITGVILILAWSLSSVIKELGTAKFLIHLLSGSLPPFLLPSLIFGLGAIISFATGTAYGTMGILMPLAIPLAYSLNPDMSYVIVSTSAVLTGAIFGDHCSPISDTTILSSMGAGCNHIDHVNTQMPYAIFTAVITIVFGYIPAGFGLPIYIVLPVAIAAVFVGLQIIGKRVDEAEIELAE is encoded by the coding sequence ATGAGAAATAAAAAATTTAACATTATTTTTCTGACGACAATTATGTTTATAATGTCAACTGTAATGGTATTTGCAGAGGAAGATATAGATACAATTGCACTGGCTAACGCAGAAAAATTTGGAATTTTAACTTTAATACCACCATTAGTTGCTATAATACTTGCATTTATAACTAAAAATGTAATAATTTCTTTATTGCTAGGAATTCTTTCTGGAAGTTTTATAATTCAAGTCAGTGGAGTTAATGTATTTGCTGCATTTATACAAGCGTTTTTAGACTTAGTAGATAGAGCTTTAGTATCTCTGTCAGACCCCTGGAATGCAGGGATAATACTACAAGTCTTAGCAATTGGGGGAGTAATAAATCTTGTTGCCAAGATGGGTGGTGCTAAGGCTATAGCTGAAGCACTTGCAAAGAGAGCAAAATCAGCTAAAGGTACACAGATTATAACTTGGTTTTTAGGTCTTTTAGTTTTCTTTGATGATTATGCTAATTCATTAATTGTAGGACCTATGATGAGACCAGTTGCAGATAAAATGAAAATATCAAGAGAAAAATTAGCATTTATAATAGATGCTACAGCAGCACCAGTTGCTGGGCTTGCTATAATATCTACATGGATAGGTCTTGAAGTTGGTTTGATACATGATGCTTTTGAAAGTATAAGTGTAGATGTTGATGCATTTGGCATATTTTTAAATACAATACCATTTAGATTTTATAACATATTAATATTAGCATTTATTGTAATTTCAGCGTTATTATTAAAAGAATTTGGACCAATGAGAAAAGCTGAAATAAAATCTAGAAGTAGAAAAATTGGTACAGACCTTGATGAAGGTGTTGAAGAGTTGGATGATTTAGCTCCAAAAGATGGAGTGAAATTAAGTGTATGGAATGCTATAATTCCAATAGGTACATTAATAGTAGTTGCACTAGCATCATTCTATTATAGTGGATATACATCTATAATGGGAGGAGAAGATAAGACTTTAATACAATTATTTACAAATTCGCCATATTCTTTTGAAGCAATCAAAGAAGCGTTTAGTGCATCTGATGCATCTAGAGCATTATTCCAATCTGCATTAGTTGCAAGTTTAGTTGCTATTATAATGGCTGTAGTTAAGAAGATTTTTACAGTATCAGAAGCAATTGATGTTTGGATAGATGGTATGAAAAGTTTAGTAATCACTGGTGTAATATTAATACTTGCTTGGTCATTAAGTTCAGTAATAAAAGAGTTAGGTACAGCTAAATTCTTGATACATTTATTATCAGGTTCACTGCCTCCATTCTTACTACCAAGTTTAATATTTGGATTAGGAGCAATAATATCTTTTGCTACTGGAACTGCTTATGGAACAATGGGTATACTTATGCCACTTGCGATACCACTTGCATATTCACTAAATCCTGACATGTCTTATGTAATAGTAAGCACAAGTGCAGTTTTAACAGGTGCAATATTTGGAGACCATTGTTCTCCAATTTCAGATACAACAATACTTTCTTCAATGGGAGCTGGATGTAATCATATAGACCATGTTAATACTCAAATGCCATATGCTATATTTACAGCAGTAATTACTATTGTATTTGGATATATACCAGCTGGATTTGGATTGCCAATATATATAGTATTGCCAGTTGCTATAGCAGCTGTATTTGTAGGTCTTCAAATTATAGGTAAGAGAGTAGATGAAGCAGAAATAGAACTTGCAGAATAA
- a CDS encoding HAD-IC family P-type ATPase yields MDKVNLKRYNCDINVGLNSEQLKSRIEDNLINVFDNGKTKTYKQIFKDNIFTLFNLINIVLVCLLVSVGSFKNTLFIFIAVINTIIGVIQEIRAKRLLDNLSVIVSSKVSVIREKEKIKIDVQELVLDDIMILKTGNQICADSKVLEGNLEVNESLITGESDIIVKSKGDFLYSGSFVVSGDAFVKVENIGKDNYANKIASDAKISKKHNSQLRNSLNAILKVVGVIIIPLGIILFVKQHFGNGDSIVTSVVGTVAAVNGMIPEGLTLLTSIALAVGTIKLASHKTLVQELYCVETLARVDTLCLDKTGTITEGKMQVDDVVMLEKVDVNEIMGNLCNSLKDDNATLNAIKDKYDISDTYKVKNLIPFSSARKYSGVVFENEGTYLIGAFEFIFKDRYKDLKIEIEKYSKAGNRVIALAHSNSYMEDNKIPEDIKPLAFILILDKIRNEAKETLEFFYNEGVDIKIISGDNPITVSEVARKAGLKTANRFIDATTLKNDKDIYDAVDKYSVFGRVSPQQKKQMIVALKQQNRTVAMTGDGVNDVLALKEADCSIAMASGSDATKNVSNLVLLDSNFASMPKVVMEGRKVINNIQRASSLFLVKTIFSFFLSLLTLFFFSRQYPFVPIQLSLIGAVTVGIPSFFLALEANRSRISGNFLLNILKNALPGALCVTLNVIIVYNIVEYLGYSSSVFSTMCAILTGICGLLILRQQCLPFNKERLFLIVSMTIAFVIGILFLGGLFSFVALSKELILITMVLAVLMPIMIKVMLFVLDEILDTIVPDLN; encoded by the coding sequence ATGGATAAAGTTAACTTAAAAAGATATAATTGTGATATAAATGTTGGATTAAACAGTGAACAACTTAAAAGTAGAATAGAAGACAATTTAATTAATGTATTTGACAATGGAAAAACTAAAACATACAAGCAAATTTTTAAAGATAATATATTTACACTTTTTAATCTTATAAATATTGTTTTAGTTTGTTTGCTAGTTTCAGTTGGCTCTTTTAAAAATACCTTATTTATATTTATTGCTGTAATTAATACTATTATTGGTGTGATTCAAGAAATAAGAGCAAAAAGATTGTTGGACAATCTATCTGTTATAGTATCAAGCAAAGTATCTGTTATAAGAGAAAAAGAGAAAATAAAGATTGATGTTCAAGAATTAGTGCTAGACGATATTATGATTTTAAAAACAGGAAATCAAATTTGTGCTGATTCAAAAGTTTTAGAAGGAAATTTAGAGGTAAATGAATCTCTAATCACAGGAGAATCTGATATTATTGTAAAAAGCAAAGGTGATTTTTTATATTCTGGTAGTTTTGTAGTTTCTGGAGATGCATTTGTAAAAGTTGAAAATATAGGAAAAGATAACTATGCAAATAAGATAGCTAGTGACGCTAAAATTTCCAAGAAACACAATTCTCAACTCAGAAATTCATTAAATGCAATATTAAAAGTTGTTGGTGTAATAATTATTCCTTTAGGAATTATATTGTTTGTAAAACAACATTTTGGAAATGGAGATTCTATAGTAACATCTGTAGTAGGTACTGTGGCAGCTGTAAATGGAATGATACCAGAAGGATTAACTCTGCTTACAAGTATTGCCTTAGCTGTTGGGACAATAAAACTTGCAAGCCACAAGACTTTAGTTCAAGAATTATATTGTGTAGAGACTCTTGCTAGAGTTGACACATTATGTCTTGATAAAACAGGTACAATTACAGAAGGTAAAATGCAAGTTGATGACGTAGTAATGCTTGAAAAAGTTGATGTAAATGAGATTATGGGAAATTTGTGTAATTCTCTTAAAGATGATAATGCGACATTAAATGCTATAAAAGATAAATATGATATTTCAGATACGTATAAAGTTAAAAATTTGATTCCATTCTCATCAGCAAGAAAATACAGTGGTGTTGTTTTTGAAAATGAAGGTACATACTTAATAGGAGCCTTTGAGTTTATTTTTAAAGATAGATATAAAGACTTAAAAATAGAAATTGAAAAATATTCTAAAGCAGGAAATAGAGTAATAGCTTTAGCTCATAGTAACTCTTACATGGAAGATAATAAGATACCTGAAGATATAAAACCGCTTGCTTTTATATTGATATTAGATAAAATTAGGAATGAGGCTAAGGAAACTTTAGAATTTTTTTATAATGAAGGTGTAGATATAAAAATTATATCTGGAGATAATCCAATAACAGTAAGTGAAGTAGCAAGAAAAGCAGGTCTTAAAACAGCTAATAGATTTATTGATGCAACAACACTTAAAAATGATAAAGACATATACGATGCTGTTGATAAATATAGTGTTTTTGGAAGAGTAAGCCCACAACAAAAGAAACAAATGATTGTAGCATTAAAACAACAAAATCGTACAGTAGCAATGACAGGAGATGGTGTAAATGATGTGTTAGCACTTAAAGAAGCTGACTGTAGTATTGCAATGGCATCTGGAAGTGATGCTACCAAAAATGTTTCTAATTTAGTTTTATTAGATTCAAATTTTGCATCCATGCCAAAGGTTGTTATGGAGGGGAGAAAGGTAATCAATAATATTCAAAGAGCATCTTCTTTGTTTTTAGTAAAAACAATCTTTTCATTCTTCTTATCACTATTAACATTATTTTTCTTTAGTAGACAGTATCCATTTGTGCCAATTCAATTATCATTGATTGGAGCTGTAACAGTAGGTATACCATCATTCTTTTTAGCTCTTGAGGCAAATAGAAGTAGAATTTCAGGAAATTTTTTACTTAATATATTAAAAAATGCTTTACCAGGAGCATTATGTGTAACATTAAATGTAATTATTGTTTACAATATAGTCGAATATTTAGGTTATAGTTCAAGTGTATTTTCCACAATGTGTGCTATATTAACTGGTATATGTGGTCTTTTAATACTAAGACAGCAATGCTTGCCATTTAATAAAGAAAGATTATTTTTAATTGTAAGCATGACCATAGCATTTGTTATTGGGATTCTATTTTTAGGTGGATTATTCTCATTTGTAGCTCTAAGTAAAGAGCTAATCCTTATAACTATGGTATTAGCAGTGTTAATGCCGATTATGATAAAAGTTATGTTATTTGTATTAGATGAGATACTAGACACAATAGTTCCAGATTTAAACTAA
- a CDS encoding methionine-binding protein, with the protein MKFKKLLSLLLCLVFTLSVVGCSKSKDDKKIVVGATLVPGGELLEELKPLIEEKGYTLEVKNFDDYILPNEALNNGEIDANLFQHEPYLKEAVKAKGYKIMAGTKLYVCPAILYSYKIKSVDEFKKGDTIAISNNPSSCSKDLRYLESIGLLTLPKENNLVSPKDIIENPKGIQFKELDIAQIPSSLPDVTAAFIDTTYAVPAGLDAKKNGIYTAPVNDEYANLLAFRSEDKDSEKIKVLQEVLTSDKARNLIEEKYKGIVIPVF; encoded by the coding sequence ATGAAATTCAAAAAATTATTAAGCTTGTTATTATGTCTAGTATTTACTTTATCTGTAGTTGGATGTTCAAAATCTAAAGACGATAAAAAAATTGTTGTTGGTGCTACTTTAGTTCCAGGTGGAGAGTTGTTAGAGGAACTAAAACCACTGATTGAAGAAAAAGGTTATACTTTAGAAGTTAAGAACTTTGACGATTACATACTTCCAAATGAAGCTTTAAATAATGGCGAAATTGATGCAAATCTATTTCAACATGAACCTTATCTAAAAGAAGCTGTTAAAGCTAAAGGTTATAAAATAATGGCAGGAACTAAACTATATGTATGCCCAGCGATACTTTACTCTTACAAAATAAAATCTGTTGATGAATTTAAAAAGGGAGATACAATTGCAATAAGCAACAATCCATCTTCTTGTTCTAAAGACCTTAGATATCTTGAAAGTATAGGACTTTTAACTTTACCTAAAGAAAATAATTTAGTTAGTCCTAAAGATATAATTGAAAATCCAAAGGGCATACAATTCAAAGAATTAGATATTGCTCAAATACCATCTTCTCTTCCAGATGTAACTGCTGCATTTATAGACACTACTTACGCAGTACCTGCTGGTCTTGATGCTAAGAAAAATGGAATCTACACAGCACCGGTAAATGATGAATATGCTAATCTTTTAGCATTTAGAAGTGAAGATAAAGATAGTGAAAAAATTAAAGTTCTACAAGAAGTTCTTACATCAGATAAAGCAAGAAACTTAATTGAAGAAAAATACAAAGGAATTGTAATTCCTGTTTTTTAG